A window of Dorea formicigenerans contains these coding sequences:
- a CDS encoding stage III sporulation protein AB: protein MLKFLGSLFIVSSMTGIGIWKAEEVKHSYQALGKIYHLIGMMKNELSYAGSEFGEMFECLSKKMDAPYRNWLLGMKIQMERRDGKTFSEIWEDNVNGFLKESGLGMEALNHLKMLGRNLGGADRQMQIWSMERYLKQIELQMDEMRKDIQMRMKVRICLGASAGILITIFLI from the coding sequence ATGTTAAAGTTTCTTGGAAGTCTTTTTATAGTAAGTTCTATGACCGGGATTGGAATCTGGAAAGCAGAAGAAGTGAAACACTCCTATCAGGCGTTAGGAAAAATATATCATTTGATTGGAATGATGAAAAATGAATTAAGTTATGCGGGCTCGGAATTTGGAGAAATGTTCGAATGTCTTTCGAAAAAAATGGATGCACCATATCGAAATTGGCTGCTTGGAATGAAAATACAGATGGAAAGAAGAGATGGAAAGACATTTTCTGAAATATGGGAGGATAATGTCAATGGTTTTTTGAAGGAAAGCGGACTTGGTATGGAAGCTTTAAACCATTTAAAAATGCTGGGCAGAAATCTTGGAGGAGCCGATCGGCAGATGCAGATTTGGTCCATGGAACGTTATTTGAAACAAATAGAATTACAGATGGACGAGATGAGAAAAGATATTCAAATGCGAATGAAAGTGCGAATTTGTCTAGGAGCAAGTGCAGGCATATTGATTACCATATTCTTGATATAA
- a CDS encoding stage III sporulation protein AG, producing MESRWRKSESDTAVKIRKVFEHLKHGKVKKDQLLIVFLVGILLLVISIPAGTKKDSNTGTKKTLANSSKSSVGTTKQSEYTAYMEERLERILSQIDGAGQVQVMITWKSDGEKVVEKDRKSNEENVSEQDSQGGSRTTSSHDTQETTVYNSGSSTSGVQEPYVSKELSPQAQGVIVIAPGGDDAVVVKNITEAVQALFEIDTHKIRIMKGGRVK from the coding sequence GTGGAATCCAGGTGGAGGAAATCCGAATCGGACACGGCAGTGAAAATCCGTAAGGTGTTTGAACATTTAAAGCATGGAAAGGTAAAAAAAGACCAGCTTCTTATCGTGTTTTTGGTGGGAATTCTTTTACTCGTGATTTCAATTCCTGCCGGAACTAAGAAAGACAGCAATACTGGAACTAAGAAAACACTGGCCAATTCGTCAAAAAGCAGTGTCGGAACGACAAAGCAGAGTGAGTATACAGCTTATATGGAAGAACGACTGGAACGGATTCTCTCCCAGATTGACGGGGCGGGACAGGTGCAGGTGATGATTACCTGGAAGTCTGATGGTGAAAAGGTGGTTGAAAAGGACAGAAAGTCCAATGAGGAAAATGTGTCCGAGCAGGACAGTCAGGGAGGCAGTAGGACAACGAGCAGCCATGACACGCAGGAGACGACAGTCTATAATAGTGGAAGCAGTACTTCCGGTGTACAGGAGCCTTATGTCAGCAAGGAGCTTTCCCCTCAAGCACAAGGTGTGATTGTGATTGCGCCGGGCGGAGACGATGCAGTAGTCGTAAAAAATATTACGGAAGCTGTGCAGGCATTATTTGAGATAGACACGCATAAGATTAGAATAATGAAAGGCGGGAGGGTGAAGTAA
- a CDS encoding SpoIIIAH-like family protein translates to MKRILKKNQLIIAALAVMIAAAGYLNYSGRLLPGSQNTKEAGSDLANKELLDISDEDVASASGDIKSQDGDEGEVDGNPGEAVLTSGDAQAVAAQAKVTREQVRAKNKETLQSIIDSDSLSDAQKQDAVAQMVAMTEIAEKETAAETMLASKGFLDSVVSISEDSADVVVNASELTEANRAQIEDIVTRKTGVAAQNIVITPVYAEGK, encoded by the coding sequence GTGAAGCGAATCTTAAAAAAGAATCAATTGATCATTGCGGCTCTTGCAGTGATGATCGCAGCAGCAGGATATCTGAATTATTCCGGAAGATTATTACCGGGATCTCAGAATACGAAGGAGGCAGGCAGTGACCTTGCGAATAAAGAACTTCTGGATATTTCTGATGAAGATGTTGCCAGTGCTTCCGGGGATATCAAAAGCCAGGACGGCGATGAAGGCGAAGTAGATGGCAATCCAGGCGAAGCGGTCTTAACTTCAGGGGATGCTCAGGCAGTGGCTGCACAGGCGAAGGTCACAAGAGAACAGGTGCGTGCCAAGAACAAGGAGACGCTTCAGAGCATCATTGACAGTGACTCTTTAAGTGATGCCCAGAAGCAGGACGCTGTGGCGCAGATGGTAGCCATGACAGAGATTGCAGAAAAAGAAACGGCAGCAGAGACAATGCTGGCGTCAAAAGGCTTTCTTGATTCTGTAGTCAGTATTTCAGAGGACTCTGCAGACGTTGTTGTTAATGCATCAGAACTGACGGAAGCAAACCGGGCTCAGATTGAAGACATTGTAACAAGGAAAACAGGCGTGGCAGCGCAGAATATTGTAATCACTCCAGTATATGCAGAAGGAAAATAA
- the spoIIIAA gene encoding stage III sporulation protein AA: protein MKEEVILTILPHQLREVLKRENIDFQSIQEIRLRVGKPLILLYRGNEVIPKADGRPYYITKDEIREMLDYISGYSLYSYEREMSQGYITIEGGHRVGLSGQAIMENGKVKNLKYISSINVRMSHEILGCADGLLPYITFHRRLYHTLLVSPPGCGKTTLLRDLIRQISEGNEFIKGMSVGVVDERSEIAGCYRGVAQNHLGIRTDVLDGCPKAEGMIMLIRSMRPEVIAVDEIGGSEDVHAIEYAMHCGCRMIATAHADSMEELQKKPVFDRLIREKRFERYVLLGNEPQIGTIQEIYDERGSLLYQDQEEKTAIC from the coding sequence ATGAAAGAAGAAGTTATTTTAACCATTTTGCCGCATCAGCTCAGGGAGGTTCTTAAGAGAGAGAATATTGATTTCCAGAGTATTCAGGAAATCAGGCTTCGGGTCGGAAAACCTTTGATTTTGCTGTACAGAGGAAATGAAGTGATTCCTAAGGCAGACGGCAGGCCGTATTACATCACAAAAGATGAAATACGGGAAATGTTAGATTACATCAGTGGATATTCACTGTACTCTTATGAACGTGAGATGAGTCAGGGATATATTACAATTGAAGGAGGGCATAGAGTGGGACTGTCAGGACAGGCTATAATGGAAAACGGAAAGGTGAAAAATTTAAAATACATTTCATCGATCAATGTGAGAATGTCACATGAAATACTTGGATGTGCAGATGGACTATTGCCTTATATTACTTTCCACAGGCGATTGTATCATACACTTCTTGTCTCGCCTCCGGGTTGTGGAAAGACGACACTACTTCGGGATCTGATACGACAAATTTCAGAAGGCAATGAGTTTATTAAGGGAATGTCTGTCGGTGTTGTCGATGAACGTTCAGAGATTGCCGGCTGTTACAGAGGTGTGGCACAGAATCATCTGGGAATCCGTACAGATGTACTGGATGGGTGTCCAAAGGCTGAGGGAATGATCATGCTGATTCGTTCGATGCGTCCCGAAGTTATTGCAGTTGATGAAATTGGAGGGAGTGAAGATGTACATGCTATTGAATATGCAATGCATTGCGGCTGCCGTATGATTGCAACAGCTCACGCAGATTCTATGGAGGAACTACAAAAGAAACCAGTATTTGATCGGTTGATACGGGAAAAAAGATTTGAACGTTATGTATTACTTGGAAATGAGCCACAGATAGGAACGATTCAGGAAATTTATGATGAGAGAGGTTCGCTTCTGTATCAGGATCAGGAGGAAAAAACTGCTATATGTTAA
- a CDS encoding stage III sporulation protein AF codes for MVQECYDWVWKLAGYLIFMTAVLQLVPGEKDRKYIHFFTGLVLIILIASPVIKFFTSDDLFVQFQDQYDAMETQVEEMLKNTSGLESVMKSQDNRNAEDELSENVEGGEPGGIQVEEIRIGHGSENP; via the coding sequence GTGGTTCAGGAATGTTATGACTGGGTGTGGAAACTGGCTGGATATCTGATTTTTATGACGGCAGTATTACAGCTTGTCCCAGGAGAGAAAGACCGCAAGTACATTCATTTTTTTACAGGACTGGTGCTGATCATTCTGATAGCATCGCCTGTGATAAAATTCTTTACTTCAGATGATCTATTTGTTCAGTTTCAGGATCAGTATGATGCAATGGAGACACAGGTAGAGGAGATGTTAAAGAATACCTCCGGATTGGAATCTGTGATGAAATCTCAGGATAACAGAAACGCAGAAGATGAGCTAAGTGAAAACGTGGAAGGGGGAGAGCCCGGTGGAATCCAGGTGGAGGAAATCCGAATCGGACACGGCAGTGAAAATCCGTAA
- a CDS encoding Asp23/Gls24 family envelope stress response protein produces the protein MSKEEKKTYTIKSDENLGEVKIADEVVAIIAGLAAMEVEGVSSMAGNATRELIAKLGMKSLSKGVKVDVLDGIVTVTLALNMSYGYSIKDITAKVQEKVKAAIENMTGLEVADVNIRVAGVDVPEEA, from the coding sequence ATGAGTAAAGAAGAAAAGAAAACTTATACAATAAAGTCAGATGAGAATCTGGGCGAAGTAAAGATTGCCGATGAAGTTGTAGCAATTATCGCAGGACTTGCAGCTATGGAAGTAGAAGGTGTTTCTTCTATGGCAGGGAATGCGACAAGAGAGCTGATCGCAAAGCTTGGAATGAAATCTTTATCCAAAGGTGTAAAAGTAGATGTCCTGGACGGCATCGTGACTGTGACACTGGCTCTTAATATGAGCTATGGATACAGTATTAAAGATATTACAGCAAAAGTGCAGGAGAAGGTAAAAGCTGCAATTGAAAATATGACAGGACTTGAGGTTGCGGACGTGAATATCCGTGTAGCTGGAGTTGATGTGCCGGAGGAAGCATAA
- a CDS encoding TIGR00266 family protein, giving the protein MRYEITGGNLPVVICYLQSGEGMITESGSMSWMSPNMKMETVGGGMKKMLGRAFSGENAFQNRYSAQGGDGMIAFASSFPGSVNALEIGPGKSMIVQKKAFLAAEEGVELSVYMQKKLGKGLFGGEGFIMQKLTGQGTAFIEIDGYGVEYNLAPGQEMIVDTGYLAAMEETCTMDIVKVEGMKNMFLGGEGLFNTVVRGPGKIILQTMPIANVAALLQPFFADGKK; this is encoded by the coding sequence ATGAGGTATGAAATCACAGGAGGGAATTTACCAGTCGTTATTTGTTATTTACAGTCAGGAGAAGGTATGATCACAGAATCCGGAAGTATGAGCTGGATGAGCCCGAATATGAAAATGGAGACAGTCGGCGGAGGAATGAAGAAGATGCTTGGAAGAGCATTTTCAGGAGAAAATGCATTTCAGAATCGTTACAGTGCGCAGGGCGGCGATGGAATGATTGCATTTGCTTCCAGCTTTCCAGGTTCTGTCAATGCATTAGAGATTGGACCAGGAAAGAGCATGATCGTTCAGAAAAAAGCATTTCTTGCAGCGGAGGAGGGCGTAGAACTTTCTGTTTACATGCAGAAAAAACTTGGAAAAGGATTGTTTGGTGGTGAAGGATTCATCATGCAGAAATTAACCGGACAAGGAACAGCATTTATTGAAATTGATGGTTACGGAGTAGAATATAATCTTGCTCCAGGACAGGAAATGATTGTTGATACAGGTTACCTGGCTGCAATGGAAGAGACTTGTACAATGGACATTGTTAAAGTCGAAGGAATGAAAAATATGTTCCTTGGTGGTGAAGGATTATTTAATACTGTAGTGAGAGGACCAGGTAAGATTATTCTTCAGACAATGCCGATCGCAAATGTTGCAGCGCTGCTCCAGCCATTTTTTGCAGACGGAAAAAAATAA
- a CDS encoding peptide chain release factor 3 gives MSKIKDDVKKQIEKRRTFAIISHPDAGKTTLTEKFLLYGGAINQAGSVKGKATSKHAVSDWMEIEKERGISVTSSVLQFNYGGYCINILDTPGHQDFSEDTYRTLMAADSAVMVIDASKGVEAQTRKLFKVCTMRHIPIFTFINKMDREAMDTFELLDDIENELGIATCPVNWPIGSGKEFRGVYDRATKSVELFSDTRKGTTQGEVQIVPIDDPSLNGLISEEQKAKLEEEIELQDGAGAELDQEMVSKGELSPVFFGSALTNFGVETFLKHFLKMTTSPLPRKSDKGEIDPMEEGDFSAFVFKIQANMNKAHRDRIAFMRICSGEFEAGMDVFHMQGGKKVRLSQPQQMMASERHMVDKAYGGDIIGVFDPGIFSIGDTLTTSSDKFSYEGIPTFAPEHFARVRQVDTMKRKQFIKGINQIAQEGAIQIFQEFNTGMEEIIVGVVGVLQFDVLKYRLENEYNVDIRLENLPYEYIRWIDNPQDFDLAKLSGTSDMKKVKDLKDRPLLLFVNEWSIRMTQERNDGLVLTEFAR, from the coding sequence ATGTCAAAGATAAAGGACGATGTTAAGAAACAGATTGAGAAAAGACGAACATTTGCGATCATTTCCCATCCGGATGCCGGTAAGACGACTCTGACTGAGAAGTTTCTGCTATATGGAGGAGCAATCAATCAGGCGGGAAGTGTAAAGGGAAAAGCAACATCAAAACATGCAGTTTCTGACTGGATGGAAATTGAGAAAGAAAGAGGTATTTCAGTTACTTCTTCTGTATTGCAGTTCAATTATGGAGGATATTGTATCAACATTCTGGACACACCGGGACATCAGGACTTCTCAGAGGATACATACCGTACTCTGATGGCAGCAGATTCTGCGGTCATGGTCATTGATGCATCCAAGGGTGTTGAGGCACAGACAAGAAAGCTGTTCAAAGTATGTACGATGCGCCATATTCCGATTTTTACATTTATCAATAAGATGGACCGTGAGGCGATGGATACATTTGAACTATTAGATGATATTGAAAATGAACTGGGAATCGCGACCTGTCCGGTCAACTGGCCGATCGGCTCCGGTAAGGAGTTCCGTGGTGTCTATGACCGTGCTACAAAGAGTGTGGAATTATTCTCAGATACAAGAAAGGGTACGACACAGGGAGAAGTGCAGATTGTGCCGATCGACGATCCTTCCCTGAATGGACTCATCAGTGAAGAGCAGAAAGCAAAGCTGGAGGAAGAGATTGAACTTCAGGATGGAGCCGGAGCAGAACTGGATCAGGAGATGGTAAGTAAAGGAGAACTTTCACCGGTATTCTTCGGATCTGCTCTGACGAACTTTGGAGTAGAGACATTCTTGAAGCATTTCCTTAAGATGACTACATCACCGCTTCCAAGAAAGTCTGATAAAGGTGAGATCGACCCGATGGAAGAAGGCGATTTTTCTGCATTTGTATTTAAGATTCAGGCAAATATGAATAAAGCACACCGTGACCGTATCGCATTTATGCGTATCTGTTCCGGAGAATTCGAGGCAGGTATGGATGTATTCCATATGCAGGGAGGCAAGAAAGTACGACTTTCCCAGCCACAGCAGATGATGGCCAGTGAGCGCCACATGGTGGATAAAGCTTACGGTGGAGATATTATCGGTGTCTTTGATCCGGGAATTTTCTCAATCGGAGATACATTGACAACCTCCTCTGACAAGTTCAGTTATGAAGGAATCCCGACTTTTGCACCGGAACATTTTGCAAGAGTGCGTCAGGTCGATACGATGAAACGTAAACAGTTCATCAAAGGAATTAATCAGATTGCGCAGGAAGGTGCGATCCAGATATTCCAAGAGTTTAATACAGGTATGGAAGAGATCATTGTAGGAGTTGTAGGAGTTTTGCAGTTTGATGTTTTAAAATATCGTCTGGAGAATGAATATAACGTAGATATCAGACTGGAGAATCTGCCATATGAGTATATCCGCTGGATTGATAATCCGCAGGACTTCGATCTTGCAAAACTTTCAGGTACTTCTGATATGAAGAAAGTGAAGGATTTAAAAGACCGTCCGCTTCTTCTTTTTGTCAATGAGTGGAGTATCCGCATGACCCAGGAGCGTAACGATGGACTGGTTCTGACTGAATTTGCCCGATAA
- a CDS encoding TPM domain-containing protein encodes MKMSSEKKKIFGVILSFLLVFSMSVPVMAEDENYPRYLDDAGLLSSSQAQKLEKKLDKISKEHHCDVVIAVANTTNGQDIESFTEDFYDSMGYGQGEKKSGIMLMVSMKERQWNMCTTGDAIDAFTDAGLDYIGETFITYLSDEKYNKAFTTFARLSDKFLNQAEKGKPYDSGHMPKGSVSPFWIFGDLAIGILIALIWGNVKKAKLKSVKKQVAAQEYTKPGSLRLTMNSDRFVNRTVTTRVIQNNNSNSSGGGSSVHNGSSGTSHGGKSGSF; translated from the coding sequence ATGAAAATGAGTTCTGAAAAGAAAAAAATATTCGGTGTGATTCTTTCTTTCCTTTTGGTATTTAGTATGTCTGTTCCGGTAATGGCAGAAGATGAAAACTATCCGAGATATTTGGATGACGCAGGACTTTTGAGTAGTAGTCAGGCTCAAAAGCTTGAGAAAAAACTGGATAAAATCAGCAAAGAACATCATTGTGACGTTGTGATTGCAGTGGCCAATACTACAAACGGCCAGGATATCGAATCATTTACAGAGGATTTCTATGATTCGATGGGATATGGGCAAGGTGAGAAAAAAAGCGGAATTATGCTGATGGTCAGCATGAAAGAACGGCAGTGGAATATGTGTACGACCGGAGATGCAATCGATGCGTTTACCGATGCAGGACTTGATTATATCGGTGAAACATTTATCACTTATCTTAGTGATGAGAAGTATAACAAAGCTTTTACTACATTTGCCAGGTTAAGCGATAAATTCCTGAACCAGGCAGAGAAAGGTAAACCATATGATTCAGGACACATGCCAAAAGGAAGTGTCTCACCGTTTTGGATATTTGGTGATCTGGCGATTGGAATTTTAATTGCATTGATTTGGGGAAATGTAAAAAAAGCAAAACTTAAATCTGTGAAAAAGCAGGTGGCAGCTCAGGAATATACAAAACCAGGAAGTCTCAGACTGACGATGAATTCTGATCGGTTCGTGAACAGAACTGTGACTACGCGGGTGATTCAAAATAACAATTCTAATTCTTCCGGAGGTGGCAGTTCGGTCCATAATGGATCATCAGGAACTTCTCACGGAGGAAAGAGCGGAAGCTTTTAG
- a CDS encoding stage III sporulation protein AE, translated as MELLIGRNVYASQLQSGINDESALNSSVVWQFADQYDYGEIDETLKELFPKERLDFKEILIGVLSGDITFSAQLLKQLVKEQFSYAFASSRQNLIHILMLAIMTAVFTNFARAFGNGQAADTGFYVMYLLIVALCLNSCQIIMDWVEAGISNLIQFMTVFGPIYFPAVAVAKGSVTAISFYSLTLFLVYLVEMFLEYVVLPAIHIYILVSMLNYLTKESYLSKLAELIKTVLVWIMKTILAGVVGLNLVQSLLSPAMDTVKRSALTRGTEAIPGIGDAIGGVTEVIFASAVLVKNGIGVVGAIICFALCLMPIVQIGAIALLYKLAAALMQPVSDVRIIGCMETVGEGMRLLIRAVFTVGMLFLITIILVAASTGTT; from the coding sequence ATGGAGTTACTTATTGGGAGAAATGTTTATGCATCACAGCTGCAATCAGGTATAAACGATGAATCTGCACTGAATTCAAGTGTTGTCTGGCAGTTTGCAGATCAGTACGACTACGGCGAAATTGATGAGACATTAAAAGAACTCTTTCCCAAGGAAAGGCTGGATTTTAAAGAAATACTTATAGGAGTTCTGTCTGGTGATATTACATTTTCAGCTCAATTATTGAAGCAGCTTGTTAAAGAACAGTTCTCCTATGCATTTGCGAGCAGCAGGCAGAACCTGATACATATTCTCATGCTGGCGATTATGACGGCAGTATTTACGAATTTTGCCCGGGCATTTGGAAATGGTCAGGCAGCAGACACCGGCTTTTACGTGATGTATCTTCTGATTGTGGCACTTTGTCTGAATTCCTGCCAGATCATCATGGACTGGGTGGAGGCAGGAATCAGCAATCTGATACAGTTCATGACAGTATTTGGTCCTATTTATTTTCCGGCGGTGGCAGTCGCAAAAGGGAGTGTGACTGCAATTTCTTTTTACAGCCTGACGCTTTTTCTTGTATATCTGGTAGAGATGTTTCTGGAGTATGTGGTGCTCCCGGCAATTCATATTTATATTTTAGTAAGTATGCTGAATTATTTGACGAAGGAATCGTATCTGAGCAAACTGGCAGAGTTGATAAAGACTGTACTTGTGTGGATTATGAAGACAATTCTGGCAGGTGTAGTGGGGCTGAATCTGGTGCAGAGCCTTTTAAGTCCTGCTATGGATACAGTCAAGAGAAGTGCGTTGACGAGGGGCACTGAGGCAATACCTGGGATCGGAGATGCGATTGGCGGTGTGACAGAGGTGATTTTTGCTTCGGCAGTGCTTGTGAAAAATGGAATAGGTGTAGTGGGAGCAATTATCTGTTTTGCTCTTTGCCTGATGCCGATTGTACAGATAGGGGCAATCGCACTTCTTTATAAACTGGCGGCAGCTCTGATGCAGCCGGTATCAGATGTCCGGATTATTGGATGTATGGAGACTGTAGGAGAAGGTATGAGGCTTTTGATCCGGGCAGTGTTTACAGTAGGAATGTTGTTCCTTATTACAATTATACTGGTGGCGGCATCTACTGGGACAACATAA
- the spoIIIAC gene encoding stage III sporulation protein AC: protein MSVNLIFKIAAVGILVSVISQVLKHSGREEQAFLTSLAGLILVLFWIVPYIYELFESIQRLFTL, encoded by the coding sequence ATGAGTGTCAATTTAATCTTCAAAATTGCAGCAGTTGGAATTCTTGTGTCTGTTATAAGTCAGGTGCTCAAACACAGTGGGAGAGAGGAACAGGCATTTCTGACAAGCCTTGCAGGCCTGATTCTTGTATTATTTTGGATTGTACCTTACATATATGAACTTTTTGAATCGATCCAAAGATTGTTTACACTGTAA
- a CDS encoding SpoIIIAC/SpoIIIAD family protein, translating into MSILKVGALAVAGVLLAVQFKNGKTEYSTYISVVLGILIFGGILGYLEILIHAFDKLEEDLDLDYAYVAILLKMLGITYVSELVSTICKDAGYQSVALQIEIFARLGIMVLCIPILMTLLEVVRGFLG; encoded by the coding sequence ATGAGTATTTTGAAAGTAGGGGCTCTCGCAGTTGCCGGAGTTCTTCTGGCAGTTCAGTTTAAAAATGGGAAAACAGAATATAGCACTTATATAAGTGTTGTATTGGGAATTTTAATTTTTGGCGGAATTTTGGGATATCTGGAAATATTGATCCATGCATTTGATAAGTTGGAAGAGGATTTGGATTTAGATTATGCATATGTCGCAATTTTATTGAAAATGCTTGGAATTACTTATGTGTCGGAACTTGTGTCTACAATCTGTAAAGATGCAGGATATCAGTCAGTTGCACTTCAGATTGAAATATTTGCAAGGCTTGGGATCATGGTTTTGTGTATTCCGATTCTTATGACACTTCTGGAGGTTGTACGAGGGTTTCTGGGGTAG
- a CDS encoding SPFH domain-containing protein, producing the protein MGLIKAAMGAAGGVMADQWKEFFYCDALDQDTLMIKGQKRTGARSSNTKGSDNIISNGSGIAVANGQCMMIVEQGKVVEVCAEPGEYTYDTSSEPSIFAGNLSDSIKSTFMTIGKRFTYGGDTGKDQRVYYFNTKEITDNKFGTANPVWFRVVDQKINLDKDVEIRCNGIYSYRITNPLLFYTNLGGNVSDRFERSEIDTQLRTEFINALQPAFAKIAELEIRPSQIPAHSMEIGDAMNEVLTKKWSELRGISIVSVAFNPVTLKEEDAEAIKQAQNASMYRDPNMMAATLGMAQAEAMKTAAGNPNGAMMGFMGMNMAGGGMGGMNLQGLYNQGAAQQQMQQQQMQEQQMREQQMQQQQIKQQEMAQNTQTTETAAGWTCACGKVNTGKFCIECGKQKPADGWTCSCGTVNKGKFCMECGKQKPAGEPLYRCDKCGWEPEDPKNPPRFCPECGDPFDENDMQ; encoded by the coding sequence ATGGGACTTATTAAAGCGGCAATGGGAGCAGCAGGCGGTGTTATGGCGGATCAATGGAAAGAATTTTTCTATTGTGATGCGTTGGATCAGGATACATTGATGATCAAAGGTCAGAAACGTACAGGAGCAAGATCTTCCAATACAAAAGGAAGTGACAACATTATTAGTAACGGTTCCGGAATTGCAGTAGCAAATGGACAGTGTATGATGATTGTAGAACAGGGTAAAGTTGTGGAAGTTTGTGCAGAGCCAGGAGAGTATACATATGATACATCTTCCGAACCAAGTATTTTTGCCGGAAATTTAAGTGACAGTATTAAATCAACATTTATGACAATTGGAAAAAGATTTACATACGGTGGTGACACGGGTAAAGATCAGAGAGTCTATTATTTTAATACGAAAGAAATTACAGACAATAAATTTGGTACAGCAAATCCAGTCTGGTTCCGTGTAGTCGATCAAAAAATCAACCTGGATAAAGATGTTGAAATACGCTGTAATGGAATTTATTCCTATCGTATCACAAATCCACTTTTGTTCTATACGAATTTAGGCGGAAATGTATCAGACCGATTTGAAAGAAGTGAGATTGACACACAGCTTCGCACAGAATTTATCAATGCTCTTCAACCGGCATTTGCGAAGATAGCTGAACTGGAGATACGTCCAAGCCAGATTCCGGCACATTCTATGGAAATTGGAGATGCGATGAATGAGGTGCTGACGAAAAAATGGTCAGAACTTAGAGGAATTTCAATTGTATCTGTAGCATTTAATCCAGTTACATTGAAAGAAGAAGATGCAGAGGCAATCAAACAGGCACAGAATGCATCGATGTATCGCGATCCGAATATGATGGCAGCTACTCTTGGAATGGCTCAGGCAGAGGCAATGAAGACTGCTGCCGGTAATCCTAATGGTGCGATGATGGGATTTATGGGTATGAACATGGCCGGAGGCGGTATGGGTGGCATGAATCTTCAAGGACTCTATAACCAGGGAGCAGCACAACAACAGATGCAGCAACAACAGATGCAGGAACAGCAGATGCGTGAACAACAGATGCAGCAACAACAGATAAAACAGCAGGAAATGGCACAGAACACACAGACGACAGAAACAGCGGCTGGCTGGACGTGCGCTTGTGGTAAAGTAAATACCGGAAAATTCTGCATAGAGTGCGGAAAACAAAAACCGGCAGATGGCTGGACTTGTAGTTGTGGAACTGTGAATAAGGGGAAATTCTGTATGGAGTGTGGAAAACAAAAACCGGCAGGAGAACCATTATATCGCTGTGATAAATGTGGCTGGGAGCCTGAAGATCCAAAGAATCCACCAAGATTCTGTCCAGAGTGCGGAGATCCATTTGATGAGAATGACATGCAGTAA